A single region of the Nitrososphaerota archaeon genome encodes:
- a CDS encoding succinate dehydrogenase/fumarate reductase flavoprotein subunit, which translates to MADSIEYDMIIVGSGIAGLRAAIEAAKTSSNLKIGVISKVQVMRSHSVSAEGGTAAALFEEEGDSIESHIYDTVKGSDFLADQDVAERLCREMPRQVYQMEHWGMPWSRRKDGRIAQRAFGGYSFPRATFASDKVGFFEMQTLYDTCLKFDNISFLNEWFVTSIIHDGQQFMGVTAIELSSGTFYTIRAKAMIIATGGAGRIYSFSTYAFSSTPDGLDMAYRAGLALKDMEFVQFHPTGILPSGILITEAARGEGGYLLNNDGERFMTRYAPSKMELAPRDIVSRSIMSEIREGRGFKHETGVDCMKLDLRHIGDEAIKEKLGAIREISIKFSGIDPSQEPLDIRPVCHYMMGGIHTNIDGATELKGVWAAGEAACSSVHGANRLGANSTSECIVWGKITGKNAAEYALNTKTSSQFPHQLVTLEEKRIYDGIFRGHGEYNPYEIRQELTDTMNDKAYVYRTESDLVEGLKKLRELKARTWKHVDDKAKEYNTNFSNVMELDSMFRVAEVVLIGAINRRESRGAHARLDYPTRDDVNFLHHTLAYYDPKEPIMKKHPVTITRYQPVERKY; encoded by the coding sequence ATGGCTGATTCTATTGAATATGATATGATTATTGTTGGATCGGGTATTGCAGGTCTTCGCGCGGCAATAGAAGCGGCAAAGACAAGCTCGAATCTAAAGATAGGAGTCATATCAAAAGTTCAGGTAATGCGTTCTCACTCGGTTTCTGCTGAGGGTGGAACAGCTGCAGCACTGTTTGAAGAGGAAGGAGACAGTATTGAATCTCATATCTATGATACCGTTAAAGGAAGCGATTTTTTGGCAGACCAAGATGTTGCAGAGCGACTCTGCAGGGAAATGCCAAGACAGGTCTACCAGATGGAGCATTGGGGGATGCCATGGTCTAGAAGAAAGGACGGACGAATTGCGCAAAGGGCCTTTGGTGGATACAGCTTCCCACGCGCTACGTTTGCCTCAGACAAGGTTGGCTTTTTTGAAATGCAGACACTCTATGATACTTGTCTGAAATTTGATAATATTTCATTTCTCAATGAATGGTTTGTCACTTCAATAATTCATGATGGTCAGCAATTCATGGGAGTTACAGCAATAGAGTTGTCAAGTGGTACATTTTACACAATTCGGGCAAAGGCAATGATAATTGCAACAGGAGGAGCGGGAAGAATTTACTCATTTTCTACATATGCGTTTTCTTCAACACCTGATGGTTTGGACATGGCGTACAGGGCAGGCCTTGCATTAAAAGACATGGAATTTGTCCAGTTTCATCCAACCGGAATCCTACCATCTGGAATTTTAATCACAGAAGCAGCTAGAGGAGAAGGCGGCTACCTGCTTAACAATGATGGTGAGCGATTCATGACGCGATACGCTCCAAGCAAGATGGAGCTTGCACCTCGTGATATAGTATCAAGATCAATTATGAGTGAAATCCGTGAGGGACGCGGATTCAAGCACGAAACAGGGGTTGACTGCATGAAGTTAGACCTACGACATATTGGCGACGAAGCAATCAAGGAAAAACTGGGTGCAATACGAGAAATATCAATCAAGTTCTCTGGAATAGATCCGTCACAGGAACCCCTTGACATCAGACCAGTATGTCACTACATGATGGGTGGAATCCACACAAACATCGACGGTGCAACAGAACTCAAGGGAGTCTGGGCTGCAGGCGAAGCTGCATGCAGTTCCGTCCATGGAGCAAACAGACTTGGAGCAAACTCTACGTCTGAATGTATTGTTTGGGGCAAGATCACGGGAAAAAATGCAGCAGAATATGCACTAAACACAAAGACCTCATCGCAATTTCCGCATCAACTAGTTACACTGGAAGAAAAAAGAATCTATGACGGAATATTTCGCGGACATGGTGAATACAACCCATATGAAATACGACAAGAGCTTACTGATACAATGAATGATAAGGCATACGTATACAGAACAGAATCCGATCTGGTCGAAGGACTCAAAAAACTACGCGAACTAAAGGCTAGGACCTGGAAACACGTCGACGACAAGGCAAAGGAATACAACACAAACTTTTCCAACGTAATGGAGCTCGACTCAATGTTCCGAGTGGCTGAGGTAGTGCTAATTGGCGCAATCAATAGGCGCGAATCTCGTGGAGCCCATGCAAGACTGGACTATCCAACCAGAGATGATGTAAACTTTTTACACCACACACTTGCTTACTATGATCCAAAAGAGCCAATAATGAAAAAGCACCCAGTAACCATAACTAGATACCAGCCAGTGGAGAGAAAATACTAA
- a CDS encoding PadR family transcriptional regulator produces the protein MASEWFQRVGSSIPRGFSRHYILELLSTKPHTGKEIINSAEAQSEGMWKPSPGLIYPLLGRLLDEGLIEETKDGKYQITKKGKATSEDLEKINQVIKNQLDVLMRVKNVGRFVAMDLIERMNMMGTLLSSNVSKMTKDEMSKYRKFLQSELQKLDAQESKPGKEIKID, from the coding sequence ATGGCATCAGAATGGTTTCAGCGGGTAGGAAGCTCAATTCCTCGGGGATTTTCTAGGCATTACATTTTGGAACTATTGTCCACAAAGCCGCATACAGGTAAAGAGATCATCAATTCAGCAGAAGCGCAAAGCGAGGGAATGTGGAAGCCATCACCGGGATTGATTTATCCTCTTTTGGGAAGGTTGCTAGACGAAGGACTAATTGAGGAGACAAAGGACGGAAAATATCAGATAACAAAAAAGGGCAAGGCAACATCCGAAGACCTAGAAAAGATAAACCAAGTGATAAAAAATCAGCTGGATGTCCTAATGCGAGTCAAAAACGTTGGAAGATTTGTCGCAATGGACCTAATTGAGCGAATGAATATGATGGGCACATTGCTATCATCTAATGTCTCCAAGATGACCAAAGACGAAATGTCAAAGTACAGAAAATTCCTTCAAAGCGAGCTGCAAAAGCTTGACGCCCAGGAATCAAAGCCGGGAAAAGAGATTAAAATCGACTAG
- a CDS encoding isocitrate lyase/PEP mutase family protein produces the protein MNDPSKPLVIPGVYDAIGAKIAQKVGFEAMFQTGYGTSATLFGMPDYGFIGATETTENARRICRAVSVPVIVDSDTGYGNALSVWKLVNELQSAGAAGIFLEDQRWPKRCGHMAGKEVIEKEEYAEKLQAAVDAKRNKDFIIVARTDARATRGLDDAIERAKYYKKIGADAVFVEAPRSIDEIKRIGKEINAPLVANMIEGGATPVLSAKELHKMGFKIILYPLSVLYANTFASLAILKELKKSGTTKRLAKNVVTFDQFNDIVELAKFRNMENRYKSG, from the coding sequence ATCAATGATCCGTCAAAACCTCTTGTGATTCCTGGTGTTTATGACGCAATTGGTGCAAAAATAGCTCAAAAAGTTGGTTTTGAGGCAATGTTCCAAACTGGATACGGCACATCTGCCACATTATTTGGAATGCCGGATTATGGATTCATAGGAGCTACTGAGACCACAGAGAACGCAAGGAGAATTTGCAGGGCAGTCTCAGTTCCGGTAATAGTTGATTCCGACACTGGTTATGGTAATGCATTGTCTGTGTGGAAGCTGGTAAACGAATTACAGTCTGCAGGCGCTGCAGGAATATTTCTAGAAGACCAGAGATGGCCCAAGCGATGTGGTCATATGGCGGGAAAAGAAGTGATTGAAAAAGAAGAATATGCAGAAAAACTCCAAGCTGCAGTTGACGCCAAAAGAAACAAGGACTTTATCATTGTTGCAAGGACAGATGCTCGGGCAACCAGAGGCCTAGATGATGCAATAGAGCGCGCAAAATACTATAAAAAAATCGGAGCAGATGCTGTCTTTGTAGAGGCTCCAAGATCAATTGACGAGATCAAAAGAATTGGCAAAGAGATCAACGCACCACTTGTTGCAAACATGATAGAGGGTGGCGCTACACCGGTACTGTCTGCCAAGGAACTGCACAAAATGGGCTTTAAGATAATCCTGTATCCTCTTTCGGTTCTTTATGCCAATACATTTGCCTCACTTGCAATTCTCAAGGAGTTAAAAAAGTCAGGCACGACAAAAAGACTGGCGAAAAATGTAGTTACCTTTGATCAATTCAACGATATTGTAGAACTAGCAAAATTTCGAAATATGGAAAACCGTTACAAAAGTGGATAA
- a CDS encoding DNA-binding protein encodes MSENRDVIFIGKKPLMAYVTSTLIQLANLPSVHIKARGLSIGRAVDVAQIISRKTENAGYSIGQIKIGSEQLESKDGKSRNVSTIEIEVKRNTS; translated from the coding sequence ATGTCCGAAAACAGAGACGTAATTTTCATTGGCAAGAAGCCATTGATGGCGTATGTAACATCTACGCTAATTCAGTTGGCTAATCTTCCATCAGTGCATATCAAGGCTAGAGGACTAAGCATTGGACGCGCTGTAGATGTTGCACAAATCATCTCACGCAAAACAGAAAATGCTGGATACTCAATTGGCCAAATCAAGATAGGCTCTGAACAACTAGAATCCAAAGACGGCAAGTCACGAAACGTATCCACAATAGAGATCGAAGTAAAGAGAAACACATCTTAA
- a CDS encoding HEAT repeat domain-containing protein, producing the protein MDSEQFNKVMQSNSKEDKIIALESLSDSTNAEILHSIISIFDEEDIELRGEAFSTLLLNDNDISEVLLANLKSQSKNIRGYCALVLANRKDMVAVSKIIQLTEDNSAMVRSCAVGALGFLRAAEAISVIQKCLDDPNLEVKKSAIKSAIDIGDKTLLMRLENITHDDDPEIGSLLVLARNNL; encoded by the coding sequence ATGGATTCGGAGCAGTTCAATAAAGTCATGCAGTCAAACTCAAAGGAAGACAAAATCATTGCGCTAGAATCACTATCAGATTCTACCAATGCAGAGATTTTGCACTCCATAATTTCCATATTTGATGAAGAAGACATTGAATTAAGGGGTGAGGCATTTAGCACCCTGCTTTTAAATGACAATGACATTTCCGAGGTTTTGCTTGCGAATCTGAAAAGCCAAAGCAAGAACATTCGGGGATATTGTGCTCTGGTATTGGCAAATAGGAAAGATATGGTGGCAGTATCTAAAATAATTCAGCTTACTGAAGACAATAGTGCTATGGTACGTTCCTGTGCAGTTGGTGCACTAGGATTTCTCAGGGCGGCAGAAGCCATATCGGTAATTCAAAAATGCCTCGATGATCCTAACTTGGAAGTAAAAAAGAGCGCAATAAAATCGGCAATCGACATAGGCGACAAGACTTTGCTGATGAGATTAGAGAACATAACTCATGATGACGATCCGGAGATCGGCAGTCTGTTAGTTCTTGCCAGAAATAATCTGTAA
- a CDS encoding ferredoxin--NADP reductase, whose translation MVIETKATITYIQLLKEDLAVFRLVPNDGIIPDYKAGQFLTIGMNVPSEGKVIRRAYSIASNPENKKYIELVIRWVKKPLPGRLTTQLFNAKEGDEVTWIKPTGAALLINNMLSSGQKDERRIVCLGGGTGIAPFVSFAQHLRAVGDKREIVVLHGASYVDELSYKELFTNLEMESVDKGRDKWNFRYRAAISRPQEWFNRSWSGQVGRVETFLRSQNGEPSALEKMIGEKVTPQNTMFYICGWQGTIDGCMDFLGAQGFVTERQKRPDGSFEVKYESYG comes from the coding sequence GTGGTAATAGAAACCAAAGCAACCATTACTTATATTCAATTACTAAAAGAAGATTTGGCGGTTTTTCGTCTTGTCCCAAATGACGGAATAATTCCAGATTACAAGGCTGGCCAATTCCTAACAATTGGAATGAATGTTCCAAGTGAGGGAAAAGTAATCCGACGAGCATATTCCATTGCATCAAATCCTGAGAACAAAAAATACATCGAGCTTGTGATTAGATGGGTAAAAAAGCCACTTCCAGGACGACTGACCACACAGCTGTTCAATGCAAAGGAAGGTGATGAGGTAACTTGGATTAAACCAACAGGCGCGGCATTACTAATTAACAACATGCTTTCAAGCGGACAAAAAGATGAGCGAAGAATTGTTTGCCTTGGAGGCGGAACTGGTATTGCTCCATTTGTCAGCTTTGCACAACATTTGCGCGCAGTAGGTGACAAGCGCGAAATTGTTGTTTTGCATGGAGCAAGTTATGTGGATGAGCTCAGCTACAAGGAACTCTTTACCAATCTCGAAATGGAGAGCGTCGACAAAGGCCGCGACAAGTGGAATTTTAGATATCGTGCAGCAATCAGCAGACCACAAGAATGGTTCAACCGTTCTTGGAGTGGGCAGGTGGGCAGAGTGGAAACATTCCTAAGGTCACAAAACGGCGAGCCATCAGCCCTAGAGAAGATGATTGGTGAGAAAGTGACCCCGCAAAACACAATGTTTTACATTTGTGGATGGCAGGGAACCATCGACGGTTGTATGGACTTTCTTGGTGCCCAGGGATTTGTCACTGAGAGACAAAAGCGCCCAGATGGAAGCTTTGAAGTAAAGTACGAGTCTTACGGATAA